From Caretta caretta isolate rCarCar2 chromosome 14, rCarCar1.hap1, whole genome shotgun sequence, the proteins below share one genomic window:
- the LOC125621691 gene encoding C-type lectin domain family 2 member B, translating to MEKTNSHSVKVQRCNSFEKEGKSARIRFFRWRIRVVVEVLVIAVFLISLVVMAFKTQQSCPLPIAASCSICCSIPSCEDGWVGYQGKCYYFSEAEGNWTYSKNNCSSLGASLAVIDTRQDLDFVLRYKGTTDPWIGLQRGSDHHWKWENGTKFNNLFEVRGDANCAFLMETAVSSSRCYTMRSWICNKPYA from the exons AGGGTAAATCTGCACGTATCAGATTTTTTAGATGGAGGATTAGAGTTGTAGTTGAAGTTCTCGTCATAGCTGTATTTCTCATTTCTTTGGTAG TGATGGCATTTAAAACCCAGCAGTCATGTCCACTCCCCATCGCTGCCTCGTGTTCAATCTGCTGTTCCATCCCCTCGTGTGAGGATGGCTGGGTCGGATACCAAGGGAAATGCTACTATTTCTCAGAGGCCGAAGGGAACTGGACCTACAGCAAGAATAACTGCTCTTCACTTGGTGCCTCCCTGGCTGTGATTGACACCCGGCAGGACCTG GATTTCGTGCTGCGATATAAAGGCACCACAGATCCGTGGATTGGTCTCCAGAGGGGCTCCGATCATCACTGGAAATGGGAAAACGGCACCAAATTCAACAACCT GTTTGAAGTCAGAGGAGATGCAAACTGCGCATTTCTGATGGAGACTGCTGTCAGCTCTTCAAGGTGTTACACCATGAGAAGCTGGATCTGCAACAAACCGTATGCATAA